In Caldisericota bacterium, the following are encoded in one genomic region:
- a CDS encoding AAA family ATPase, with protein MYLEEIRIYGFKTFKDNVRIVLSPKVTCIVGPNGSGKSNIVDAVRWALGEQRLSLLRAKEAPDLIFSGSAFKKQLSVASVKLIFNNEDHLLSVKTPRVVIERRLYRSKESHYFVNDEEMRLQDVMGLFYSAKIYGHMYAIVGQGKVEALLLERPEQKKTLIDQVAGVEIFKKRKREALRELDKAEENLLRVKDRFHELKKTATRISAEAKKAHLYYTVKDRLKRLEDTMLNSEIQQVEQEVAHLKSGIEELSSGLEHLANSLADKKVEETEILKKEEDVRNGKNRLRDEKEKILIEETKLLEKEKYLKEKKDSFVAKKESFMQKIKEKEHKTASLNEDVKNLCNKKDNFVETIKKEKEEIQCIEKKISEMKTSMMPLIEKAQENVKKLEFMREERVKNEKLLSVIEFDISHIKEEINELEINTLDVEKLEELDTVAIRDRVEKIYLTKKELEMKRKRLEEQILLLNYEIKLDAKFINEKDTTRKRHYEEGTLGNLLNLKESVPGIEEELNIKILPSVEELNKKEKGKFFIEDDLIDIKEKEVDGVRPLSFIIHKGRGFLNGIYAVENLAVGRAFFKKYYDKLFIKKIISKDGFVLYSPYEVWCKNDLVVQEKIKELDKKKKQNSFLKEKLQQNGLEISRANDLIFSLQKELDRGNEINARRNELVEAEKRISVLTKKLKEKEKEKESTKAKISFFLSETKKENKSAILAEKEQSMRLLQESLQKKVLKATENKYRLEKISDEVARINGQIKFYTGEIDKLKEEKDKFLEEFGNIENELHGLEGDLHDISLKIKKLENESSVLDERENKVVRERKKIVEEVLRLNGQKEELLRKMEKRRIAVAEKNIRMENLKSSMEEKEIERREIGYEVNKDRLKGEIKELKEKMGSLGAIDFTSVEEEDKVVEELKEKEAVYKDVSSSKRKIEKFIKEMDERIKEEFENTLNRVEELFSKFFKRMFQGGEASIERFYDDNSDVKGIELNVRLPGRKKQSLPLLSGGEKSLTALAFLFAIFNVKPAPFYILDEVDAALDEDNIERFGKLLGEEADLTQFVVITHNKETMQKADILYGITMEDDGISKVVSLKIV; from the coding sequence ATGTACCTCGAAGAGATCAGAATATATGGTTTTAAAACTTTTAAGGACAATGTAAGAATTGTTCTCTCTCCAAAGGTTACTTGTATTGTAGGGCCGAATGGTTCAGGTAAAAGTAACATTGTTGATGCAGTGCGATGGGCATTAGGCGAACAGCGCCTTTCTTTGTTGAGAGCAAAAGAAGCACCTGATCTTATATTTTCTGGGTCTGCTTTTAAAAAGCAGCTCAGTGTAGCTTCAGTTAAACTTATTTTTAATAATGAAGATCATTTGCTTTCTGTCAAAACTCCGAGGGTTGTCATAGAAAGGCGATTGTATAGGTCAAAGGAATCACATTATTTTGTAAATGATGAGGAAATGCGTCTACAAGATGTCATGGGATTGTTCTATTCTGCAAAAATATATGGTCATATGTATGCAATTGTAGGTCAAGGTAAGGTCGAGGCTCTGCTACTTGAGAGGCCAGAACAGAAAAAAACCTTGATTGATCAAGTCGCAGGGGTAGAGATTTTTAAAAAGAGAAAAAGAGAAGCTTTACGCGAGCTTGATAAAGCCGAAGAAAATCTTTTGAGAGTGAAGGATCGTTTTCACGAGTTAAAAAAGACGGCAACACGTATTTCTGCTGAAGCAAAGAAAGCACATTTGTATTATACGGTGAAAGATAGGTTAAAACGTCTTGAAGATACTATGCTGAACAGTGAAATTCAACAGGTTGAACAAGAGGTTGCTCATCTTAAATCTGGTATCGAAGAGCTTAGTAGCGGACTAGAGCATCTTGCCAACAGTTTAGCTGATAAAAAAGTGGAAGAAACAGAAATTTTAAAAAAAGAAGAGGATGTTAGAAATGGTAAAAATAGATTACGGGACGAGAAAGAAAAAATTCTTATCGAGGAGACAAAACTCCTTGAAAAAGAGAAATATCTAAAAGAAAAAAAAGATAGTTTTGTGGCAAAAAAAGAAAGCTTTATGCAAAAAATAAAAGAGAAAGAGCACAAAACGGCTTCTCTTAACGAAGATGTGAAAAATTTATGTAATAAAAAAGATAATTTTGTAGAGACAATAAAAAAAGAAAAAGAAGAAATCCAATGTATAGAGAAAAAGATATCCGAAATGAAAACTTCTATGATGCCGCTCATTGAAAAAGCCCAAGAAAATGTAAAAAAACTTGAATTTATGAGAGAAGAGAGAGTCAAGAATGAAAAATTGCTTTCCGTCATTGAGTTTGATATTAGCCATATAAAAGAAGAAATTAATGAGTTGGAGATCAATACGCTGGACGTGGAAAAACTTGAAGAGTTGGATACAGTGGCTATTAGAGATAGGGTAGAAAAGATATATCTAACAAAAAAAGAATTAGAGATGAAAAGAAAAAGACTGGAAGAACAGATTCTTCTACTTAATTATGAAATAAAATTAGATGCGAAATTTATTAATGAAAAAGACACTACAAGAAAGAGACATTATGAAGAGGGTACACTGGGGAATTTGCTAAACTTAAAGGAAAGTGTGCCGGGTATAGAGGAAGAGTTAAATATAAAAATTCTTCCTTCGGTTGAAGAATTAAACAAAAAAGAAAAAGGGAAATTTTTTATAGAAGATGACCTGATTGACATAAAAGAAAAAGAAGTGGATGGGGTAAGGCCGTTGTCTTTCATTATTCATAAAGGTAGAGGTTTTTTGAATGGCATATATGCTGTGGAAAATTTGGCGGTTGGAAGAGCATTTTTTAAAAAATATTATGATAAGCTTTTTATTAAAAAAATTATTTCCAAAGATGGATTTGTATTGTATTCTCCGTATGAAGTGTGGTGCAAGAACGACCTCGTAGTACAGGAAAAAATAAAAGAACTTGATAAAAAAAAGAAACAAAATAGTTTTTTAAAAGAGAAACTGCAACAAAATGGTTTAGAAATCTCACGGGCTAATGACTTAATCTTTTCACTTCAGAAAGAGCTTGACAGAGGAAACGAAATAAATGCAAGGAGAAATGAGTTAGTTGAGGCAGAAAAAAGGATATCTGTTTTAACTAAAAAACTTAAAGAAAAGGAAAAGGAAAAAGAATCTACAAAGGCAAAAATTAGCTTCTTTTTAAGTGAAACAAAAAAGGAAAACAAGAGCGCAATCTTAGCAGAGAAGGAACAGAGTATGCGTCTCTTACAAGAAAGTCTTCAGAAAAAGGTACTGAAAGCAACTGAGAACAAATATAGACTTGAGAAAATCTCAGACGAAGTCGCGAGGATTAATGGGCAAATCAAATTTTACACCGGGGAGATAGATAAATTAAAAGAAGAGAAGGATAAATTTTTGGAAGAGTTTGGGAATATCGAAAATGAACTACATGGATTAGAAGGTGATCTACACGACATTTCTCTCAAAATAAAGAAATTAGAAAACGAGAGCAGTGTGTTGGACGAGAGAGAAAATAAAGTTGTCCGGGAAAGGAAAAAAATTGTTGAAGAAGTTCTTCGATTAAATGGACAAAAGGAAGAATTGCTTAGAAAAATGGAAAAACGGCGTATTGCTGTGGCAGAGAAAAATATTCGCATGGAGAACCTAAAAAGCAGTATGGAAGAAAAAGAGATTGAGAGAAGGGAAATTGGATATGAAGTGAACAAGGATAGATTAAAAGGAGAAATAAAAGAGCTGAAAGAAAAAATGGGATCACTTGGTGCAATCGATTTCACAAGTGTAGAGGAAGAAGATAAAGTTGTAGAAGAATTAAAGGAGAAGGAAGCTGTTTATAAAGATGTATCAAGCTCAAAGAGGAAAATTGAAAAGTTTATAAAAGAAATGGACGAAAGAATAAAAGAAGAATTTGAAAATACATTAAACCGGGTGGAAGAGCTTTTCTCTAAATTTTTTAAGAGAATGTTCCAGGGAGGTGAAGCAAGTATAGAGAGGTTTTATGATGATAACAGTGATGTGAAGGGCATTGAGCTGAATGTAAGGCTTCCTGGACGCAAAAAACAGTCGCTTCCGCTTCTTTCTGGTGGCGAAAAATCTTTGACTGCTCTTGCATTTCTTTTCGCCATTTTCAATGTAAAGCCAGCACCTTTTTATATCCTGGATGAGGTGGATGCAGCACTTGACGAAGATAACATAGAACGATTTGGAAAACTGCTGGGGGAGGAAGCAGACCTTACCCAGTTTGTTGTGATTACACATAACAAGGAAACAATGCAGAAGGCAGATATTCTGTACGGCATTACGATGGAGGATGATGGTATATCCAAAGTAGTTTCTTTAAAGATTGTTTGA